The proteins below come from a single Tachysurus fulvidraco isolate hzauxx_2018 chromosome 13, HZAU_PFXX_2.0, whole genome shotgun sequence genomic window:
- the rbm7 gene encoding RNA-binding protein 7, with protein MGIADEAERTLFVGNLDSQVTEELLFELFLQAGPLIKVKIPRDNDGNSKQFAFVNFKHEVSVPYSMQLLSGIRLYGRQLNLKFRSGSSHTNQEKSPANSQNPSPANTPTPYGARYDRTPDQMGSPSYSPPQNLQRSFSSPESLQKQAVMNNMWQMQSQQMLQLASSFQLGIQQQLRGGSSIPRQKDGPVHWNQRPTHQQDGGAGSHYGREQRHRRDGHRSDFYQHDDRGGGRNRDYPPDRHRESRDRHWRRY; from the exons atgggtaTAGCAGATGAAGCAGAAAGGACGCTGTTCGTGGGCAACTTAGACTCTCAAGTCACAGAAGAACttttatttgaattgtttttACAG GCTGGGCCTTTGATCAAAGTAAAAATCCCCAGAGACAACGACGGGAATTCGAAACAGTTTGCCTTTGTGAACTTTAAGCATGAAGTTTCTGTCCCTTATAGCATGCAGTTGCTAAGCGGCATCCGACTTTATGGAAGGCAGCTTAACCTAAAGTTCAGATCAG GCAGCAGTCACACTAATCAAGAAAAAAGCCCTGCGAACTCTCAGAACCCCAGTCCAGCTAACACACCTACTCCCTATGGTGCAAG GTACGACAGGACTCCGGATCAGATGGGCTCTCCGTCATACTCTCCTCCTCAGAACCTGCAGAGGTCTTTCTCTTCACCAGAGAGTCTTCAAAAGCAAGCAGTG ATGAACAACATGTGGCAGATGCAGAGTCAGCAAATGCTGCAGTTGGCCAGTTCCTTTCAGCTCGGCATTCAGCAGCAGCTCAGAGGTGGCTCCAGCATCCCACGGCAAAAAGATGGCCCTGTCCATTGGAACCAGCGACCCACCCACCAGCAAGATGGCGGTGCCGGCAGCCACTACGGACGTGAGCAGCGGCACCGGAGGGATGGCCACAGAAGCGACTTCTACCAGCACGACGACCGTGGAGGAGGCCGAAATCGAGATTATCCACCTGACCGACACAGAGAGTCCAGAGACAGACACTGGAGGAGATACTGA